A stretch of DNA from Cannabis sativa cultivar Pink pepper isolate KNU-18-1 chromosome X, ASM2916894v1, whole genome shotgun sequence:
gagggtggaaatctacagtgattcccagctggtcgtaaaccaagtttccggagaataccaaacccgcggcgaaagaatggccgcgtacgtaacaatagtccgggaactgctccacgagttctcggactacaaaatagaaagaatcccccgagaaaagaacgctcatgcggactgtctggctaagttagcctcggatagtgaaatcgaagaattgggggtagtacccgtggaacgcttggcagagccaagcatcaaaataaaagagaccacacaaacggttgggcaagaacccagctggatggtccccatcataaaatacataaccacaggtgagttgccccaagagagggcactgtctcgaaagattcagtatcaggctcatcgttatgtaatgatggaccaaattctctaccggagaggactcagcatgccttatttaaggtgtgtatcggaccctgaagctagacaaatcatgctggaggtccacgaagggttctggagatcatacgggaggacccggcctctcaaagaaaatattgaggcggGGATACttcggccaacaatgaaaaagattgtatagactatgtccaaaagtgtgactcgtgccaaaggtacgcgaacataccgagagctcctccaaatgagatcacggcGATGACAAGCCCCGGCCCTTCGCGGTAcggggcatagatctcatcgggtctctacctacgggaaaaggaggagtaaagtatgcaatagtagcagtagactacttcaccaaatggacagaggctgagcctatgaagacaataaccgctaagaaggcgttggactttgttgtcaaaaacatagtgtgccgatacggcttacctcacaaaatagtctcagacaatggaaagcaatttgattgcgaggaatttgcGACACGCAAgcgacacggagtagtgaaaagcttctccgcggtagccggcctcaaacaaacggccaggcggaggcagtcaataaaatcctaaaggtcaccttgaaaaagaagctgctggcttgtaaaaataactggcctgaagaattgccaagggtattgtgggcctaccggacgacccccagaaccacaaccggtcactcgccgttctcaatggcatacggttgtgaagcaatggtcccggtggaaacattattcccatcccacaggagaacgacttatgatccggccaccaatcaggccctgctccaagaagctctggatcaagtcgaagaactccgggatgagtcccaaatacggatggccgcttatcaaaagaaggtgaccaagtattttaactccaaggttaaaaacagaaaatgcgctatcggtgacatggtcctaagaagggtcttcccagccacccaagaacccggagtgggggtacttggaccaaattgggaaggaccatatgaaatcgaggacgaaatcggctctggcacttacaaactgaaaagaatggacggaactactgtcccaagagcctggaatgccgatcacctcagaaaatactaccgatggcgaattaaacttagcttttgtttaaagggtttgtaccgtccaaatgtatgcctcctctatattaaataaaactgagtgccttaaaaacaaagtttctatgccactcaggggggtactagggtataccgcacggacaaacaaaaacaagctaagtaaaatatcctgacccaaagggcaggtcaagctaagtaaaacatcctgacccaaagggcaggttaagctaagtaaaatatcctgacccaaagggcaggtcaagctaagtaaaacatcctgacccgaagggcaggtcaagctaagtaaaatatcctgacccaaagggcaggtcataaaCATGCGCAAAGAATAAAAGGCGTAAGTATGAaatcctgagccaaaggacaggttgaaatatatgaagtgtggaaaaaagatcgcacatatatatataaaaaaaaatatatatataataaaatatcctaacccgaaggttaggtcatacacatataaatggcccggggacaggccttaaattgtctcccctttaaataaagGCTGCCGCCTGTAAGTAaactgttctaaggcagcagcaaatatgtacaaagaaaaaaaaagagttatgaaaagaacgggtataatctgggtcaataatagggcagctcagtcagcccgtggcggaagacgaggtccgatccgtgcctcaagctcagcatcaagtctcttcttcttctcccgaaatttggcaatcatgtcctcgggtttgggatagaaagaaagcttgatgctctgatcgttggtggcccaagccatgtagacaccatcatcaaagcgcttcgggcaacGGGCgcaggagacgggagaaaggagctcggccctcttggccttcctaatagactgatctttgtagtcccgaagctccttcaactccgcagccagagcggccttggattcaatatccgactggtgagtctcctctagagacttcaccttggcggccatttcgtccaaagcctccctggcctcccgaaggtcccgcctggccttctcggcagcctcagtttgagccctcagctcctcctgatgatgggcctccatcctgcctctccgctgggcctcggcctggatcatgtcctccgcctgagcctccctccggatagcctcctcctccctggccttggccctctcttccttagccttggccgcagcctcctggcgctcggcggcctcctggtagatcaGCCTCTCCGCAGTAAGGTCTTGAAGGACCttcttgacgtcgttcatgtccccaaagtcggacagagcgaagccatggcttatgatgttcttggagaggcgaccGGCCTCAGCTGCAAGCTGAGCCATAATGGGATGTAAGGgaaaattcctcaaaggaagaaaacaaaatacaaacaccaaaaaggaaacgtaagaaattgcaaagtacttaccactgtgagggaatggctgaggtcctggacttggaagatagagttcagagaggcacaagtggcaaaccgcttgggcgcacagcgtgtaagctgagaggcgaactcaccggtcatttccgcaGCAAAAGGAGCCAGAGTGGGCCcaaggaggggacggaaccagtctgccaaaggatccaggttgaggttccacggatcatgatattccggatggttaatgctcgcctcaacctccgcccgcaggatcctcctaagggcctccacatcggcatatccccgggagtactcgtccatagcgtagttgtgcttggctatgcgaagctcctgcctcgcctcatcccccggaatcggggtaagctcaatgcgaggaggagcaggattttcctccattggagacaccccgccgtctaggccatgagcgggagtgtcggccctccgaggcctcttcggctcgtcttgggcaatcatcttgcccttgcgcttgcggatcagagccacttctgactcctcgtcctcctctgctaccactgggaGAGCTTGAGGGTCTCCagcaccctcggcggcttcctccgagaagtcccatcctttcccctggccttctcccggaagcacctcctcgtcatccaccaagtcgatggtttcgggaggagcgccggaagaaaccttcaaggaaggggccgggggagagggggtgaaagccggaggagccaccggagtatggaccccagccagccgttccaggatggcatccatggaggtacctgttccaataaagcaagcaagtgttagaagtccgtgagAAACTACTTACAAAAGGCGCAgtaaataaactactcctacccggactccctagttcggccctagcaaagtcctgaactttaatgctggcagcatcatctccaagataactgtccgagggccgaaaccagctggatgctatgtaagccgacggacctaagggaataggttccggagggccggggcccatccgggaccgacctaggtaatctcctaagtttgtaaaataaaactccttcaaatgatccccccaccgggtcgacggcatcttaaacctacggagacgctcgtcgaaccctatgggcctacgactggtatattcatcaactgaagggacatattgaattgtcaaaggagacttaccaccagcaccagaagtgctagcaccgggagcgcccgagtttggttcggggattGAAGGCTGgggccgggaagtctggttctcggaagaaccttcaagacgaaggggtcccccggcggaaggacctccaatctcttcttgaagtatcttatcaaaaaatttagcttcggacttcccgccgatagcttggctccttcgcaccaccgggctccccacacggagccctctcccagaggcagcctgggcactggaatacgccttctcctgggccttccggtagagataatcttgatacttcttctctgccgtagcaataagctcatcccggaaggccttctccgcgactggcgccctcacgttagggcagataaccttggaaaggttggagtcatccacggattggtgagaaaggataagtttggcctttctgcaattctccgtggtgaccaagcccccgacgtcaagatcggcatggtcgtaagaggcgaaggcttgggcccttcgaaggaacgcctgagtggtgagcgtccgctggtaaggtgggatccgcacccactccgtgagcagctccgggtggtccacggccctaaaaccggaggagaagaaaaatcggtggcgatactccttaacatgagtctgcctattatacggaaccaccccttcgttagcagggtggatccggaacccataaaaaccgtccttaagtttgtcccctttcttggggacggatacaagttcgtaaaaatataaaatctccgccgggctgggagacccccagccgcgtgcggcataaaaaataaataagcctgagagcaggcggtatgcttgaggaataagttggtatggcgcaaggccgacaaaaacaagaaaatcaacaaaatagtcctggagcgggagca
This window harbors:
- the LOC133031897 gene encoding uncharacterized protein LOC133031897 is translated as MDAILERLAGVHTPVAPPAFTPSPPAPSLKVSSGAPPETIDLVDDEEVLPGEGQGKGWDFSEEAAEGAGDPQALPVVAEEDEESEVALIRKRKGKMIAQDEPKRPRRADTPAHGLDGGVSPMEENPAPPRIELTPIPGDEARQELRIAKHNYAMDEYSRGYADVEALRRILRAEVEASINHPEYHDPWNLNLDPLADWFRPLLGPTLAPFAAEMTGEFASQLTRCAPKRFATCASLNSIFQVQDLSHSLTVLAAEAGRLSKNIISHGFALSDFGDMNDVKKVLQDLTAERLIYQEAAERQEAAAKAKEERAKAREEEAIRREAQAEDMIQAEAQRRGRMEAHHQEELRAQTEAAEKARRDLREAREALDEMAAKVKSLEETHQSDIESKAALAAELKELRDYKDQSIRKAKRAELLSPVSCARCPKRFDDGVYMAWATNDQSIKLSFYPKPEDMIAKFREKKKRLDAELEARIGPRLPPRAD